The following are encoded together in the Cheilinus undulatus linkage group 3, ASM1832078v1, whole genome shotgun sequence genome:
- the odad1 gene encoding coiled-coil domain-containing protein 114, with amino-acid sequence MPRGRSAASARSDASEMDIDGTVNAESEMAKLQRQFKIMEGDRQAYSLQAREQIRKQELEIEKLQKEQEELHRNLGACKSLSRKQQDSEDTHCIRALLEQKDMLEEELKREKQCQKEIDKEIATMESKMAELRKRKVNMSDAQRSEIQQSQKAIHSLEYKLDRALTRFNQQLTNNSHLREELQTLQIERARFQQLKKRFEKELYDICKKIGEIVTMSTAAYDARVEAQSKMTMMKEKAEKDLALYNAEMKELERVISHECSLKEFMTTKCSEKSGQDDGHETRHRQVSEMKEQRRMDSREESLDTLEEVFEKIKTVTGEDNLDLLVSRFIQVEDRNFALFNFVNEQNNEAEALRDRISQIQSEIEQYGETSLQKEQEHRSQLRGLDEKQKEIEYQAEDYENRASSISKILDDIKTGVNSIFSKIECDRSVIEDKLGSSAGISENNIMSYLGLVEQKTNELLTIQAFLHSKDLEKNYNPKDLAKFLLGQNPDLLQQNINIQPAINSLDFDADDSPVTDEEERPLSQGELRRRIMKAVQHKGSSGRLAASKASKI; translated from the exons ATGCCCCGAGGAAGATCTGCTGCAAGTGCTCGCTCAGACGCCAGTGAAATGGATATTGACGGTACAGTAAATG cAGAATCTGAGATGGCCAAACTGCAGAGACAGTTCAAAATCATGGAAGGGGATCGGCAGGCGTACAGTCTTCAGGCCCGTGAGCAAATACGCAAGCAAGA GCTGGAGATAGAGAAGCTACAaaaggagcaggaggagctgcATCGAAACCTTGGTGCATGTAAGAGCTTGTCACGCAAGCAGCAGGACAGTGAGGACACCCATTGTATACGAGCTCTGCTGGAACAAAAAGACAtgctggaggaggagctgaAAAGAGAGAAGCAGTGTCAAAAAGAGATAGACAAAGAG ATTGCAACCATGGAGTCAAAGATGGCCGAGCTACGAAAAAGGAAGGTCAACATGAGTGATGCACAAAGATCTGAGATTCAACAATCGCAGAAAGCAATACATTCTTTGGAATACAAACTGGATAGA GCTTTAACCCGCTTCAATCAGCAGCTAACCAACAACAGTCACCTTAGAGAGGAGTTACAGACTCTTCAAATTGAGCGTGCCCGTTTCCAGCAACTAAAAAAGAGATTTGAAAAA GAACTGTACGATATCTGCAAGAAGATCGGGGAAATCGTCACCATGTCCACTGCTGCTTATGATGCCAG GGTGGAGGCTCAATCTAAGATGACCATGATGAAGGAGAAAGCAGAGAAGGACCTTGCACTGTACAACGCTGAGATGAAGGAGCTGGAACGGGTGATTTCACATGAGTGTAGCCTGAAAGAGTTTATGACCACTAAGTGCAGTGAGAAGAGCGGGCAGGATGATGGCCACGAGACCAGACACAGACAAG TGTCAGAGAtgaaggagcagaggaggatgGACTCAAGAGAAGAGTCTCTAGACACTTTAGAGGAAGTGTTTGAGAAGATCAAGACAGTGACAGGCGAGGACAACCTGGACCTGCTGGTCAGCAGGTTCATACAGG TTGAAGACCGGAACTTTGCACTGTTCAATTTTGTAAATGAGCAAAACAATGAAGCTGAGGCTTTGAGGGATCGAATAAGCCAG ATACAATCAGAGATTGAGCAGTATGGAGAAACGAGTTTGCAAAAGGAGCAAGAACATCGCTCTCAGCTCAGAGGCTTAGAtgagaaacaaaaggaaatcGAATACCAAGCAGAGGACTACGAAAACCGAGCCAGCAGCATAAGCAAAATTCTGGATGACATAAAAACAG GAGTGAACAGCATCTTTTCTAAGATAGAGTGTGACCGCTCAGTAATCGAGGATAAACTGGGCTCCTCTGCAGGAATCAGCGAGAACAACATCATGTCATACCTGGGCCTAGTGGAGCAGAAAACCAATGAGCTGCTCACAATACAAGCTTTCCTTCATTCTAAA gACCTGGAGAAGAACTACAACCCAAAAGACCTGGCAAAATTTCTTTTGGGTCAAAATCCAGACCTGCTACAGCAGAATATTAACATCCAACCTGCCATCAACAG TTTGGACTTTGATGCAGACGACTCTCCTGTCACTGATGAGGAAGAACGGCCACTTTCACAGGGGGAGCTTCGAAGAAGAATCATGAAAGCA GTTCAGCATAAAGGGAGCTCAGGTCGGCTGGCAGCAAGTAAAGCCTCAAAGATTTGA
- the LOC121507314 gene encoding taste receptor type 1 member 3: MTAHSALLLLCSMFRLSYCVTSPEWFNNISTNLFDLSGDIMLGGLFQLNDLTSNLTQRREPDNVSCESVNNFGLGLALVMKYAVDEINAHQILLPGFKLGYKIYDTCRQSAVIVKPTLSFLTKKSTNALSVECNYTDYETSISVVIGPYSSEMVSVIGKLLGFFLMPQISYGATSDKFSNKLLYPSFFRTVPSDKWQVEAIALLLNEFDWNWVAIVGSEEEYGQGGVQEFSKITENKSVCVAYQALIPVYTAPEAAVKTIIDNIEAAKVKVVVLFSLPDPAKVFFEEIIRRKMKGVWIASTSWAIHYLLIGLPNIQSVGTIIGFTDNTQTLDLLTPYTKELLTKLSKERANTPLSTPPPKYGNPDNPCPQCWSMTAANTSLVEDPVVKRSAFGVYAAIYSAAQALHNMLGCNATTCNKGSETKIYPWKLLKVLKNTSVEVKGTNLVFDSNGNPNIGYNVIQWVWNDSVWDYETVGNFYITLSINKSLFTWHTPNSQVPESTCSAACESGQVRRVKGFHSCCFDCIDCQPGTYQAKEVDIQCTKCPKGQWSLVRSTNCTLPTFDVLSWDSTEGLVMMLVGVLLLVCLGSVGVVFLKHRGTLMVKAAGGTQVFVALVSLMGACLCLLLFFGQPDDVVCRLQLPLTCIFQTVALSIIMYISLQIVYVSEFPEMAASHLHVIRGPGSWLFLLACCAVEAGIIGWFVQAGPTLSEYRANMTINFVRKFLACPVKPLEGFALMQGYNCAMCLASFMCTFMAAKPPHQYNLARDITFSSLIYCVFWVTFIPIYIGLNVKSKSVVHVSFTLASNFGLVAAYFFPKCYLLLRKPDLNVEDHFCTFLEGVPPSPPQEEPQPEPAPEQ; this comes from the exons ATGACTGcacactctgctctgctgttgtTATGCTCGATGTTCAGACTGAGTTATTGTGTGACTTCCCCTGAGTGGTTCAACAACATATCAACTAATCTCTTCGATTTATCTGGGGACATCATGCTTGGGGGGCTTTTCCAGCTAAATGATCTCACCAGCAATCTGACCCAGAGAAGGGAGCCTGACAACGTCAGCTGTGAAAg TGTGAATAATTTTGGACTGGGCCTTGCTCTGGTAATGAAGTACGCAGTGGATGAGATCAACGCACATCAAATTCTGCTCCCTGGCTTCAAGCTGGGGTATAAAATCTACGACACATGCAGACAATCTGCCGTCATCGTGAAACCAACTCTGTCTTTCCTCACTAAAAAGTCGACTAACGCGCTTTCTGTGGAGTGTAATTACACCGACTATGAGACCAGCATATCAGTTGTGATCGGCCCTTATAGCTCAGAGATGGTGTCAGTCATCGGAAAGCTGCTGGGATTCTTCCTGATGCCGCAG ATTAGCTATGGTGCCACCAGCGACAAATTCAGCAACAAGCTCCTCTACCCGTCCTTCTTTCGCACCGTGCCCAGTGACAAATGGCAGGTGGAGGCTATTGCACTCCTGCTGAATGAGTTTGATTGGAATTGGGTGGCCATCGTGGGCAGTGAGGAGGAATACGGACAAGGAGGTGTGCAGGAATTctcaaaaataacagaaaataagtCTGTATGTGTGGCCTATCAGGCCCTGATTCCTGTCTACACTGCCCCTGAAGCAGCAGTCAAAACCATCATTGATAACATTGAAGCAGCCAAAGTCAAAGTAGTGGTGCTGTTTTCACTCCCAGATCCAGCTAAGGTCTTTTTTGAAGAG ATAATTCGGAGGAAAATGAAAGGTGTGTGGATCGCCAGCACTAGTTGGGCGATCCATTATCTTCTCATTGGTCTTCCAAACATTCAATCTGTCGGCACAATCATTGGTTTCACCGACAACACTCAAACTCTTGATCTGCTGACCCCTTACACAAAGGAGCTCCTCACCAAACTGAGCAAAGAGAGGGCAAATACCCCACTTTCAACGCCACCTCCAAAGTATGGCAATCCTGACAATCCCTGCCCACAATGCTGGAGCATGACAGCTGCTAACACCAGCCTGGTGGAGGATCCTGTAGTGAAGAGGTCAGCTTTCGGGGTGTATGCTGCCATCTACAGTGCAGCACAGGCACTGCACAACATGTTGGGATGCAATGCAACTACCTGCAACAAGGGGTCAGAAACCAAAATCTATCCATGGAAG CTGTTGAAGGTTTTAAAGAATACATCTGTAGAAGTAAAAGGCACAAATCTGGTCTTTGACAGTAATGGCAACCCAAACATCGGTTACAATGTTATCCAGTGGGTCTGGAATGACTCTGTTTGGGATTATGAGACAGTTGGAAACTTTTACATAACACTTTCAATCAACAAGTCACTTTTCACGTGGCACACCCCAAACTCACAG GTTCCTGAGTCCACCTGTTCAGCAGCATGTGAGAGCGGACAAGTCCGCAGAGTCAAAGGatttcattcctgctgttttGATTGCATCGACTGTCAGCCCGGCACCTACCAGGCAAAAGAGG TGGACATCCAGTGTACCAAGTGCCCAAAGGGTCAGTGGTCTCTGGTCCGCAGCACTAACTGCACTCTACCCACCTTTGACGTTTTGTCCTGGGACTCCACTGAGGGTCTGGTGATGATGCTGGTTGGGGTTCTGCTGCTTGTATGTCTTGGGTCAGTGGGAGTAGTATTCCTGAAACACCGGGGGACCCTGATGGTAAAAGCTGCAGGGGGGACCCAGGTTTTTGTAGCTCTGGTAAGCCTGATGGGAGCTTGCCTTTGTCTGTTGCTCTTCTTTGGGCAGCCAGATGATGTGGTTTGTCGTCTTCAGCTGCCCCTCACCTGCATTTTCCAGACAGTCGCCCTCTCCATCATCATGTACATCTCACTAcag ATCGTCTACGTGTCAGAGTTCCCAGAGATGGCTGCATCTCACCTGCATGTAATCCGGGGTCCTGGAAGCTGGTTGTTTTTGCTGGCCTGCTGTGCTGTGGAGGCAGGTATCATTGGCTGGTTTGTCCAGGCTGGGCCCACCCTGTCAGAATATCGGGCAAATATGACAATCAACTTTGTTAGAAAATTTCTGGCATGTCCAGTGAAACCCTTGGAAGGGTTTGCCTTAATGCAAGGTTACAACTGTGCAATGTGCCTTGCATCATTTATGTGCACCTTCATGGCAGCGAAGCCTCCTCATCAGTATAACCTGGCCAGAGACATAACGTTTTCTTCCCTGATCTACTGTGTGTTTTGGGTGACCTTCATTCCCATATATATAGGCTTGAATGTCAAGAGTAAATCTGTCGTGCATGTGTCTTTCACTCTGGCAAGCAACTTTGGACTGGTGGCAGCCTACTTCTTCCCAAAATGCTATTTGCTTCTAAGAAAACCTGATCTCAATGTAGAAGACCACTTCTGTACCTTTTTAGAGGGAGTTCCTCCATCACCACCACAGGAAGAACCACAGCCAGAACCAGCTCCTGAGCAATAA